One Corynebacterium tuberculostearicum DNA window includes the following coding sequences:
- the crgA gene encoding cell division protein CrgA gives MPKSKISQNSSVPTSSSATNRTPVKINSEGTPKWYVAIMLGLMVIGLLWLVVNYLAGQDIPFMADLGAWNYGIGFGLAIIGLLMTMGWR, from the coding sequence ATGCCGAAGTCAAAGATTTCCCAGAACTCCTCCGTCCCTACCTCGAGCTCTGCTACCAACCGCACGCCCGTCAAGATCAATTCTGAGGGCACCCCGAAGTGGTACGTCGCCATCATGCTGGGACTGATGGTCATCGGCCTGCTGTGGCTGGTGGTCAATTACCTCGCTGGCCAGGACATCCCGTTCATGGCGGATCTCGGCGCATGGAATTACGGCATCGGCTTCGGACTGGCCATCATCGGCCTGCTAATGACCATGGGTTGGCGCTAA
- a CDS encoding SDR family NAD(P)-dependent oxidoreductase produces MEQSTKKAALVTGGSRGIGRAVVETLARGGYDVVLTWNSNRTAADEAVTDLSSRGYQVRAVRADLSASDSVEETVKELAQEGLFNVVVNNASAGTEIGPIVDTELDEWNKAITINATAPFLLIKHLAPSMPQGSSIINISSLNTLLPQPGIAEYCAGKSALEALTQVAAKELAAKDITVNAIRPGVTDTDGQQEANPDPELRQQLAQMTPMGRLGRPEDIAKVAAFLAGPESRWVTGQMITASGGL; encoded by the coding sequence ATGGAACAATCAACGAAGAAAGCCGCATTAGTTACTGGTGGGTCGCGTGGTATTGGACGTGCGGTAGTAGAAACCCTTGCACGGGGTGGGTACGACGTTGTACTGACGTGGAATAGTAACCGCACCGCTGCGGATGAGGCGGTCACTGATTTGTCGTCCCGGGGCTATCAGGTTCGTGCTGTACGTGCAGATCTAAGTGCCAGTGATTCTGTCGAAGAAACGGTTAAAGAGCTAGCGCAAGAAGGTCTTTTTAATGTCGTTGTCAACAACGCCAGTGCCGGAACTGAGATCGGGCCCATAGTTGATACTGAGTTAGACGAATGGAATAAGGCCATCACTATTAATGCGACGGCCCCTTTCCTGCTTATTAAGCATCTTGCTCCTTCGATGCCTCAGGGAAGTTCCATTATTAATATTTCGTCGTTGAATACTTTGTTGCCGCAACCTGGGATCGCTGAGTATTGCGCGGGGAAGTCTGCTTTGGAAGCACTGACGCAAGTAGCTGCTAAAGAACTTGCAGCTAAAGATATTACGGTCAACGCAATTCGGCCAGGAGTAACAGATACCGACGGCCAGCAAGAGGCCAATCCGGACCCGGAACTAAGGCAACAGCTCGCACAGATGACCCCTATGGGTAGGTTGGGCCGCCCGGAAGATATTGCAAAGGTAGCCGCTTTCCTTGCGGGGCCAGAGTCGCGCTGGGTTACTGGCCAAATGATTACGGCCTCAGGCGGACTGTAA
- the pknB gene encoding Stk1 family PASTA domain-containing Ser/Thr kinase, which yields MVNDRYRRGEIIGAGGMSEVYAAEDTVLGRQVAVKMLRPEMARDVNFRERFYREAQNSGKLNHPNIVAVYDTGETELDGMTIPYIVMERVNGRTLRDIIREDGALSAQEAADILKPVADALQASHEAGIIHRDIKPANIMLTNTGQVKVMDFGIARALDDSTSAMTQTSAVIGTAQYLSPEQARGKNADARSDVYALGCVLYEALTGHTPFEGETPFAVAYQHVQEEPTPPSELIAEPSLTPTQRVNIDAVVLTAMAKHPADRYQSAWEMAGDLERLRNGQVTAAARMHVNEEEDEQPTEMVGAAAPAAAAHRAPIQSTRPTEDDDNQGGGWMKWLAAFLAALLVAIVGYFAWDFFSNDKDSEDKPRQTQSAREDKITVPEVENRPRNEVVKELEDMGLQVTVNEEANPDIPRNNAIRINPAPGSELQKNASVTLTISSGKEITDVPDITGMTLDKAARALEEAGLALNSDVSEENDEAPAGQIIKQDPAGGTQLSKGSKVRVTVSKGVEKKRVPDVAGMDVDDAQSRLESNDFDVDVREVDSLEPKGTVLSVSNQGAELEKGKPVTVEVSNGMLFKAPDLVRKNEGQAEAALREAGWTGQFVVGEPAPTGALVDANKIGWASVNPGDTMRKDQNIDIRLWSFDPAALLPQP from the coding sequence ATGGTCAATGACCGCTATCGGAGAGGCGAGATCATCGGCGCCGGCGGCATGTCTGAGGTCTATGCTGCCGAAGACACCGTCCTAGGCCGCCAAGTAGCGGTAAAGATGCTCCGCCCGGAAATGGCGCGCGACGTCAACTTCCGCGAGCGTTTTTACCGCGAGGCCCAGAACTCGGGCAAGCTGAATCACCCCAATATCGTGGCGGTTTATGACACCGGCGAAACCGAACTGGATGGTATGACCATCCCATATATCGTCATGGAGCGGGTCAACGGCCGCACCCTGCGCGATATCATTCGCGAGGACGGAGCCCTGTCCGCCCAGGAAGCGGCGGATATCCTCAAACCGGTAGCGGATGCACTGCAAGCCTCGCACGAGGCCGGGATTATCCACCGCGATATCAAGCCGGCAAATATTATGCTCACCAACACCGGCCAGGTGAAGGTGATGGATTTCGGCATCGCCCGTGCCTTGGATGATTCCACCTCGGCGATGACGCAAACTTCCGCCGTTATCGGCACCGCCCAGTACCTTTCCCCGGAGCAGGCTCGCGGTAAGAACGCGGATGCCCGCTCGGATGTCTATGCGCTGGGCTGCGTTCTCTATGAGGCGCTTACTGGCCATACGCCTTTTGAGGGCGAAACCCCCTTTGCGGTTGCGTATCAGCATGTGCAGGAAGAGCCGACGCCGCCGTCGGAGCTCATCGCGGAGCCCTCACTGACTCCTACCCAGCGCGTCAATATCGATGCGGTAGTACTTACCGCTATGGCCAAGCACCCGGCGGATCGTTATCAGTCCGCTTGGGAGATGGCCGGCGATTTGGAGCGCCTACGCAATGGGCAGGTCACCGCGGCGGCGCGCATGCACGTCAACGAGGAAGAAGACGAGCAGCCTACCGAAATGGTCGGCGCCGCCGCACCAGCTGCGGCCGCGCACCGCGCGCCAATCCAGTCCACCCGCCCCACCGAGGACGATGACAATCAGGGTGGCGGCTGGATGAAGTGGCTGGCAGCCTTCCTGGCCGCACTCTTGGTGGCCATCGTGGGCTACTTCGCCTGGGATTTCTTCTCCAACGATAAAGACTCTGAAGATAAGCCACGCCAGACCCAATCGGCCCGCGAGGACAAAATCACCGTGCCAGAGGTGGAAAACCGCCCGCGCAACGAGGTGGTTAAGGAACTAGAAGACATGGGTTTGCAGGTCACCGTCAATGAGGAGGCCAACCCGGATATTCCACGCAATAATGCCATCCGCATTAATCCGGCCCCAGGCTCCGAGCTGCAGAAGAACGCCTCGGTCACGCTGACTATTTCCTCCGGCAAGGAGATTACGGACGTTCCGGATATCACCGGCATGACCTTGGATAAGGCTGCTCGGGCCCTCGAAGAGGCAGGCTTGGCGCTCAACTCCGATGTCTCGGAGGAAAACGATGAAGCACCAGCCGGCCAAATCATCAAGCAGGACCCGGCCGGCGGCACGCAGCTGTCCAAGGGGTCGAAGGTGCGGGTGACGGTATCTAAGGGCGTCGAAAAGAAGCGCGTTCCCGATGTCGCCGGCATGGACGTCGATGATGCCCAGAGCCGCCTCGAGTCGAATGACTTTGATGTAGACGTCCGCGAGGTGGATTCCTTGGAGCCGAAGGGCACGGTGCTCAGCGTCTCCAACCAGGGCGCGGAGCTGGAAAAAGGCAAGCCGGTTACCGTTGAGGTATCCAATGGCATGCTCTTTAAGGCCCCTGACCTGGTACGCAAGAATGAGGGCCAGGCCGAGGCCGCGCTGCGGGAGGCTGGCTGGACCGGCCAGTTCGTCGTGGGCGAGCCGGCTCCTACCGGTGCCTTGGTGGATGCCAATAAGATTGGCTGGGCGTCTGTGAACCCGGGCGATACCATGCGCAAGGATCAAAATATTGATATCCGCCTGTGGAGCTTCGACCCCGCTGCACTTCTGCCGCAGCCATAA
- a CDS encoding penicillin-binding transpeptidase domain-containing protein, whose protein sequence is MNRSIRLVSLFAVILTAILLVNLTVIQAFSEDKYAHNPRNMRGFMEMQTTPRGQIFAGNTVLAQSTQNPDETYSRSYPIDSPAFGNLTGYLSSQFGASELESSQNDILNGSDDSLMKQNWLDTLADKPKQGANVEVTIDPALQQAAYDQLVGPGYEGSAVAIQPSTGKVLAMASNPGYNPNDLMGDSAEDNWANLQEQEGQPLVNHAGAETLPPGSIFKIITTAAGLNNGFDPSSTLTGSNVITLPDTVTELTNYANQKCNGQDSVTLQTAFALSCNTAFVEMSEQIGADELRKYAKAFGVGENYDLGVSTSGGTLGDLPDGAATAQSAIGQRDVTMTALQAAVMAGTVANKGTRMQPYLVNRITDAQMKDVRTTKPKKADQAVNEETAATLTDLMYASERSSWGYDGNGFASKTGTAEHGEGLAPHVWYVAFDPERDIAVGVVVKNGGNLGESATGGKVSGPIGRAILRAYQGEQ, encoded by the coding sequence ATGAATAGATCCATCCGTCTAGTGTCCTTATTTGCCGTCATTTTGACCGCTATTTTGCTGGTCAATTTGACGGTGATCCAGGCATTTTCTGAAGATAAGTACGCCCATAATCCACGGAATATGCGCGGCTTCATGGAAATGCAGACCACTCCGCGCGGCCAGATCTTTGCGGGCAATACCGTGTTGGCACAGTCGACGCAGAACCCGGATGAAACCTACTCGCGCTCCTACCCCATTGATTCACCGGCCTTTGGCAACTTGACCGGCTACTTGTCTAGCCAATTTGGTGCCTCGGAACTGGAGTCCTCCCAAAATGACATCCTCAATGGCTCTGATGATTCTTTAATGAAGCAAAACTGGCTGGATACTCTGGCCGATAAGCCGAAGCAGGGCGCAAATGTGGAGGTCACCATCGATCCTGCGCTCCAGCAGGCTGCCTATGATCAGCTGGTGGGTCCTGGCTACGAGGGCTCTGCGGTTGCCATTCAACCTTCCACCGGCAAGGTCCTGGCCATGGCCTCCAACCCTGGCTATAACCCCAATGATCTGATGGGCGATTCTGCCGAGGATAATTGGGCCAACCTGCAAGAGCAGGAGGGCCAGCCGCTGGTCAACCACGCCGGTGCAGAAACGCTGCCCCCTGGCTCCATCTTCAAGATCATCACCACTGCGGCAGGCCTAAACAATGGTTTTGATCCCTCTTCCACGCTGACCGGTTCCAACGTCATTACTTTGCCGGATACGGTTACGGAGCTGACCAACTACGCCAATCAAAAGTGCAATGGCCAGGATTCGGTAACGCTCCAGACCGCGTTTGCGCTGTCCTGCAATACCGCGTTTGTGGAAATGTCGGAGCAGATCGGCGCGGATGAGCTGCGCAAGTACGCCAAGGCCTTTGGCGTGGGTGAGAACTACGACCTTGGCGTGTCCACCTCCGGCGGCACCTTGGGCGATTTGCCGGACGGTGCGGCCACGGCGCAGTCTGCCATCGGCCAGCGCGATGTCACCATGACCGCGCTACAGGCCGCAGTCATGGCAGGCACCGTGGCCAATAAGGGTACCCGCATGCAGCCTTACCTGGTCAATCGCATTACCGACGCCCAGATGAAAGATGTCCGCACCACCAAACCCAAGAAGGCAGACCAGGCGGTTAATGAGGAGACCGCGGCTACGCTTACTGATTTGATGTATGCCTCTGAGCGTTCGTCCTGGGGCTATGACGGTAACGGCTTTGCCTCGAAGACCGGCACCGCCGAGCACGGCGAGGGGCTGGCCCCGCACGTGTGGTACGTTGCCTTCGATCCGGAACGCGATATCGCCGTGGGCGTCGTGGTGAAAAATGGTGGTAACTTGGGTGAGTCCGCTACGGGCGGCAAGGTTTCCGGCCCGATTGGCCGCGCCATCCTGCGCGCATACCAGGGGGAGCAGTAA
- a CDS encoding PP2C family protein-serine/threonine phosphatase, with product MTLKLNFFAKSDRGLIRDNNEDSGYAGPHLLILADGMGGHAAGEVASELMVNHLEILDQDPGQEDTTALLEAAAEQANEAISDHVKAHPETEGMGTTLSTMLFNGTDFGVCHVGDSRGYLLRDGKLEQITKDDTYVQSLVDKGELDPGDVSSHPQKSLILKAYTGRPVEATLFTLDAKPGDRILLCSDGLSDPVTASTIETALGQGSIEQAGSALVDLAIRSGGPDNVTVVIGEVTEESPQEHEPFRVGALAGPTEEPTHPDSSASRAAQLSRKPQVIPPAVMADGKDEHPEPNDDEAEEETSGRKIGWKVLLALLIVLALVIGAGLWAKNFLSNNYYVATNEAQEITIQQGADYSVFGKELHSTHQNVCINDSNSLLFSGEPCKGDFAPLKVTDLPESERSAVDHLSTGDLGEVQQQVNDLGDKALKPCITAPSQKDKKDAKKNKPGVTCREV from the coding sequence ATGACACTGAAGCTGAACTTCTTTGCTAAGTCCGATCGCGGCCTCATTCGCGATAACAACGAGGACTCAGGTTACGCCGGTCCTCACCTTTTGATTTTGGCCGATGGCATGGGTGGCCACGCGGCGGGCGAGGTTGCCTCCGAGCTGATGGTCAACCACCTAGAAATCTTGGACCAAGATCCGGGCCAAGAAGACACCACGGCGCTACTAGAAGCGGCCGCCGAACAAGCCAATGAGGCCATTAGTGATCACGTCAAGGCCCACCCAGAAACCGAAGGCATGGGCACCACGCTGTCCACCATGCTCTTCAACGGCACGGATTTCGGCGTCTGCCACGTGGGTGATTCCCGCGGCTACTTGCTACGCGACGGCAAACTCGAGCAGATCACCAAGGATGATACCTACGTGCAATCCTTGGTCGATAAAGGCGAACTGGACCCAGGCGATGTCTCGTCGCACCCGCAAAAGTCCCTCATTCTAAAGGCTTATACGGGCCGCCCGGTCGAAGCAACGCTATTTACCCTCGACGCCAAGCCCGGCGACCGTATCCTGTTGTGCTCCGATGGGCTTTCTGATCCGGTAACAGCCTCCACTATTGAAACCGCACTGGGGCAAGGCAGCATCGAGCAGGCGGGATCCGCGCTGGTAGACCTGGCCATTCGCTCCGGAGGTCCGGATAATGTCACCGTGGTTATTGGTGAAGTAACCGAGGAAAGCCCCCAGGAGCACGAACCATTCCGCGTAGGCGCCCTCGCGGGTCCTACGGAAGAACCAACCCATCCGGATTCTTCCGCCTCGCGGGCGGCACAGCTCTCCCGCAAGCCTCAAGTAATTCCGCCGGCCGTCATGGCGGATGGCAAGGACGAGCACCCAGAGCCTAATGATGACGAAGCGGAGGAGGAAACTTCCGGCCGAAAGATCGGCTGGAAAGTACTCCTTGCCTTGCTCATCGTCCTAGCGTTGGTCATCGGTGCCGGACTGTGGGCGAAGAACTTCTTGTCCAATAATTACTACGTGGCTACCAACGAGGCACAGGAAATCACCATCCAACAGGGTGCTGACTACTCCGTCTTTGGCAAGGAACTACACTCCACGCACCAAAACGTGTGCATTAATGACAGCAATTCGCTCCTCTTTTCCGGCGAGCCGTGCAAGGGCGACTTTGCACCACTAAAGGTTACGGACCTACCGGAATCTGAACGCAGCGCCGTCGACCATCTCTCCACTGGTGATCTAGGTGAGGTACAGCAGCAAGTCAATGATTTGGGCGATAAGGCGCTCAAGCCATGTATCACTGCGCCGAGCCAAAAAGATAAAAAAGATGCCAAGAAGAACAAGCCTGGCGTCACCTGCCGGGAGGTGTAG
- a CDS encoding FtsW/RodA/SpoVE family cell cycle protein: MKKFFSRGTELGLLILAAIVFAITLVSLELSQDNALTMDLVYLIGGFIGVFTVAHLVMCFLAPYADQIMLPIVAILNGIGLIMLARLDLVNESGLAVRQVMWTIVGLVLFVLVLAILKDHRSLTRYSYILGAAGLVLLALPLVWPQPADVEARIWINLGPFSIQPGEFSKILLILFFAMLLTQKRSLFTVAGYRVLGISLPRLRDLAPILIIWAVAIVIMGISNDFGPALLLFSTVLGMLFMATGRVSWLLIGVVLVGVGGFGIYQISAKIQQRFSNFLDPLGNYDVTGFQLSQSLFGLSSGGISGSGLGEGHPELVPVAHSDYILAAIGEEFGLIGLAAVLVLFGMLATRGFGTALRTRDTYGKLVASGLSLTLAVQVFVVTGGISALLPMTGLTTPFMSAGGSSLMANYVLLAILLRISNAARRPMQETSSNAPSDTSMFPSVQEAHR, translated from the coding sequence GTGAAAAAGTTTTTTAGCCGAGGAACCGAACTCGGCCTGCTCATCCTAGCCGCCATCGTCTTTGCTATCACTTTGGTCAGCCTGGAGCTATCCCAAGACAACGCGCTGACCATGGATCTGGTTTACCTTATTGGCGGATTCATTGGCGTCTTCACCGTCGCCCATTTGGTGATGTGTTTCTTAGCGCCTTATGCCGATCAGATCATGCTGCCCATTGTGGCGATTCTCAACGGCATCGGGCTTATCATGTTGGCCCGCCTGGATCTGGTCAATGAAAGCGGGCTCGCGGTGCGTCAAGTCATGTGGACCATCGTCGGACTCGTACTCTTCGTGCTGGTCTTAGCCATATTAAAGGACCACAGGTCACTGACGCGCTACTCCTATATCTTGGGCGCCGCAGGCCTTGTCCTGCTGGCCCTGCCGCTGGTATGGCCGCAGCCTGCGGACGTGGAGGCACGCATCTGGATAAACTTGGGTCCGTTTTCAATCCAGCCCGGCGAGTTCTCCAAGATCTTGCTGATCTTGTTCTTTGCCATGCTGCTGACGCAGAAGCGCTCCCTATTTACCGTGGCGGGATACCGAGTACTGGGTATCTCCCTGCCGCGCTTGCGCGACCTCGCACCCATCCTGATCATTTGGGCCGTCGCGATCGTCATCATGGGTATCTCCAATGACTTCGGCCCAGCGCTGCTGTTATTTAGCACCGTCCTTGGCATGCTGTTTATGGCCACCGGCCGGGTGAGCTGGCTGCTTATCGGCGTTGTCCTCGTCGGTGTGGGCGGTTTTGGTATTTATCAGATCTCCGCAAAAATCCAGCAACGCTTTTCTAACTTCTTAGACCCGCTCGGCAATTATGACGTCACGGGTTTCCAGCTTTCCCAGTCGCTATTCGGCTTGTCTTCCGGCGGCATCTCTGGCAGCGGCTTGGGCGAGGGGCATCCAGAACTCGTTCCGGTGGCCCACTCGGATTACATCCTTGCCGCAATAGGTGAAGAATTCGGCCTCATTGGCCTAGCCGCCGTACTGGTGCTTTTCGGTATGCTGGCCACCCGCGGCTTTGGCACTGCGCTGCGCACCCGCGATACCTACGGCAAGCTGGTGGCTTCCGGTCTTTCTCTTACCTTGGCCGTGCAGGTCTTTGTGGTCACCGGCGGTATTTCTGCCCTGCTGCCGATGACCGGTTTGACCACGCCATTCATGTCTGCCGGTGGTTCCTCTCTCATGGCTAACTATGTATTGTTGGCGATCTTGCTGCGGATCTCTAACGCGGCTCGCCGCCCCATGCAGGAGACCTCGAGCAATGCGCCGAGCGATACCTCCATGTTCCCGTCGGTCCAGGAGGCTCACCGATGA
- a CDS encoding DUF3662 and FHA domain-containing protein: MAFLEKLAKLDSAMQRGLDNGMALVFGGKVVPAEIDELLKQEAQDNLARGDDDNLYSPNVMTVGVSSKDLENLSQDRNLPADCADQLTRFIRNSGWSLAGPVIVRVAEESGLRTGQLRVSSFIDHEPTEETGFEAIFHDFDGQEDQMTEQHENTADDAVTTAFIAPDSQPAPQPQGPAVNLMLQDGSSRVYHVQEGSNIIGRSNDADLRLPDTGVSRQHAEITWNGQDAVLVDLQSTNGTTVNETPIDNWLLADGDVITMGHSHIEVRITGLDSHSY; the protein is encoded by the coding sequence GTGGCGTTTTTGGAAAAGCTGGCGAAGCTGGACTCCGCCATGCAACGCGGCCTTGATAATGGCATGGCTCTTGTCTTCGGCGGCAAGGTCGTTCCAGCGGAGATTGATGAGCTTTTAAAGCAGGAAGCCCAGGATAATCTCGCACGCGGGGACGATGACAACCTTTATAGTCCGAATGTGATGACTGTGGGTGTCTCCTCCAAGGATTTGGAGAACTTGTCGCAGGATCGCAATTTGCCGGCCGATTGTGCAGACCAGTTGACGCGGTTTATTCGCAATAGCGGATGGTCCCTCGCGGGCCCCGTGATTGTGCGAGTGGCGGAGGAATCTGGTTTGCGCACGGGTCAGCTTCGCGTGTCCTCGTTTATTGATCACGAGCCCACGGAAGAGACCGGTTTTGAGGCTATTTTCCACGACTTTGATGGTCAGGAGGACCAGATGACCGAGCAGCACGAGAATACGGCTGATGACGCGGTAACTACCGCTTTCATTGCTCCAGATAGTCAACCCGCCCCGCAGCCGCAGGGCCCCGCAGTCAACCTGATGCTGCAGGATGGCTCTTCGCGCGTTTATCACGTGCAAGAAGGCTCCAATATTATCGGCCGCAGCAATGACGCGGACCTGCGCCTTCCGGATACGGGCGTATCCCGCCAGCACGCGGAAATCACCTGGAACGGCCAGGATGCGGTGCTGGTGGATTTGCAGTCCACTAATGGCACCACGGTGAATGAGACGCCGATTGATAATTGGCTGCTGGCCGATGGCGATGTGATCACTATGGGCCATTCCCACATCGAGGTCCGCATCACGGGCCTTGATTCGCACAGCTACTAA
- a CDS encoding serine/threonine-protein kinase yields the protein MNSAENKEHLQELIGSDYELQWIIGHGGMSTVWLADDTRNDREVAIKVLRPEFSDNHEFLSRFRNEAKSAKSIQSENVVATYDYRELEDNGRKFCFMALEYVRGESLADLLARENTLQEELALDVLEQAAHGLSIIHRMELVHRDIKPGNLLITQNGQVKITDFGIAKAAAAVPLTRTGMVVGTAQYVSPEQAQGKDVTPASDVYSLGVVGYEMLAGKRPFTGDSSVSIALAHINQEPEPLSTNISAPARELIRIALRKDPSTRYADGNEFTLAISAVRLGKRPPQPKSAPLTQRAPEPSPSASTEMLGNVAQPTTIHPAAGTAPHKESKGGSSFLKGLGITLLLAAVAGGGYAAYHNLSDNEGESEPSSTPETSVVTEYRDPTTTPQNTPEEETEEAPAPVTVTETEPQESDQEEAPRTTTHRETPTRHSPTHQEQPPAVPTQQNPQDTHVETTPELDTPVNSQANELPGDLADLITQEGD from the coding sequence ATGAATAGCGCTGAGAATAAAGAACATCTCCAAGAACTTATTGGCAGCGACTACGAGCTCCAGTGGATCATCGGCCACGGCGGAATGTCCACCGTGTGGCTGGCCGATGACACCCGCAACGATCGCGAGGTGGCGATCAAAGTCCTGCGCCCGGAGTTTTCCGATAATCACGAATTCCTCTCCCGCTTCCGCAACGAGGCGAAATCGGCCAAATCCATTCAATCCGAGAACGTGGTGGCCACCTATGACTACCGCGAGCTAGAGGATAACGGCCGCAAGTTCTGCTTCATGGCCTTGGAGTATGTGCGCGGCGAATCCCTCGCAGACCTTTTGGCGCGCGAAAATACGCTGCAAGAAGAGCTCGCTCTCGACGTCCTCGAGCAGGCAGCACATGGCCTATCCATCATTCACCGCATGGAGCTGGTCCACCGCGATATTAAGCCCGGCAACCTCCTCATTACGCAAAATGGCCAGGTCAAGATCACGGACTTTGGCATTGCCAAGGCGGCCGCGGCCGTGCCGCTGACCCGCACCGGCATGGTGGTGGGTACCGCGCAATATGTATCGCCCGAGCAAGCACAGGGCAAGGACGTCACGCCGGCTTCCGACGTCTATTCGCTCGGCGTCGTCGGCTATGAAATGCTGGCTGGCAAGCGTCCCTTTACCGGAGATTCCTCCGTGTCCATCGCCTTGGCGCACATCAACCAGGAGCCAGAGCCGCTCTCGACGAATATCAGCGCTCCAGCCCGCGAGCTCATTCGCATCGCATTGCGCAAGGACCCCTCTACCCGTTACGCCGATGGCAATGAGTTCACTCTGGCCATCTCCGCAGTTCGCTTGGGCAAGCGCCCGCCGCAGCCTAAGTCCGCACCACTAACGCAACGCGCACCGGAGCCCTCGCCGTCCGCATCAACGGAGATGTTGGGCAACGTTGCCCAGCCCACCACGATCCATCCGGCTGCGGGCACCGCTCCGCACAAGGAGTCCAAGGGCGGATCCTCCTTCCTGAAGGGCCTGGGTATCACCCTGCTCCTCGCAGCCGTGGCCGGTGGTGGTTACGCCGCCTACCACAACTTGAGCGATAACGAGGGAGAAAGCGAACCCTCCAGTACCCCGGAGACCTCGGTGGTTACGGAGTACCGCGATCCCACCACCACCCCGCAGAACACTCCGGAGGAAGAGACGGAAGAGGCCCCGGCACCGGTGACGGTGACAGAGACCGAGCCGCAGGAATCCGATCAGGAAGAAGCCCCGCGTACCACTACTCACCGCGAGACACCCACGCGCCACTCGCCTACCCACCAGGAACAGCCCCCGGCCGTACCAACGCAACAGAATCCGCAGGATACGCACGTTGAAACTACACCTGAGCTGGATACTCCAGTAAACTCGCAGGCTAATGAGCTCCCCGGAGACTTAGCCGATCTAATTACACAGGAGGGTGACTAA
- a CDS encoding FHA domain-containing protein FhaB/FipA: MDAVIMLALRIGLLALLWIFILVALNAMRRDTNKSAGAIRQQSKKVGAPRRREAIKQLSIVEGPLQGSHMELGTLEDCTLGRASDCDFVTGDDYSSGHHARLFRRGSEWVVEDLESRNGTFVNGVRIDQPEVVGADSEIKLGRTTVRLNA; encoded by the coding sequence ATGGATGCAGTCATCATGCTGGCGCTTCGCATCGGCTTGTTGGCTCTGCTGTGGATTTTTATCCTGGTGGCCTTAAACGCCATGCGCCGCGATACTAATAAATCTGCTGGGGCTATCCGCCAGCAATCGAAGAAGGTGGGGGCACCGCGGCGTCGGGAAGCGATTAAGCAACTGTCCATCGTTGAGGGCCCCTTGCAGGGATCCCATATGGAATTGGGCACATTGGAGGACTGCACGCTGGGCCGAGCCTCTGACTGCGACTTTGTCACGGGCGACGACTATTCTTCCGGCCACCATGCTCGGCTATTCCGCCGCGGTAGCGAATGGGTTGTGGAAGATTTGGAATCTCGCAATGGCACCTTTGTCAATGGCGTGCGCATCGACCAACCCGAGGTAGTCGGCGCGGACTCCGAAATTAAACTGGGGCGCACTACCGTGAGGTTGAACGCATGA